CCTTCCCCTTAGCTTGGTGTATGGACATAATTGTAATTTTATGACGGTCATTTTTTTGTGAATCATGAGATGTTATGAGTGATTCAATATGATCAAGGAGTTCAATAACATTCTTGAAACTATCACAGTATTCAATGAAGTTACGAATTCCAGCATTAGTTTCTTCTTTCAGTTCTGGAATAGAAATTTTACGTGTTAAATATTGAGAAATTTTAATTCTTTGATCCAATTCCTGAAGAAGCTTAGAAGGTTTGGTATCTAAAACATTTGTTGCTAGCCATTCAAAATTATCTGCCAAATCAAGGATCTTTTTCTGTGAATATCCAGCAAAACGGGCATAATATTTTAAAGCTTGAGAAAATGTAACTCGTTTTTGTCTGACCAATTCAAATATTTTTCTCGCTAATTTGCTGCGGATATACCGAGTAGGTTGATAATAAACATTCATCCATACTTTCAATGTGCTTTCAATTTCAATGGATCTTTTTTCTGAAAGATATAGTTCCCGTAATCCAATACGTAAATAATCCAAAAAAAGCCTTATCTCGTTTCTTTGGTAAAATGGAACATTCCCTACTATTTGGTAATCTATACCATTTTTAATAAAGGTACTCTCAATTATAGGTGTTTGTGCATAGAGTCGTACCAATATCACGATATCTTTGCTTGGTAGACCTTCCATAAATATTTGTTGTAAGAGATGAGTTATTTCATTTACCATTGATTGAGGATCCTGCGTTTGAATTATCTGAGATATTCCTTTTTCAGTACGATATAAATTGAGAGTTTTTTTGTATCTCATTTGATTATGGCGTATGACTTCATTGGCAAGAAGAACTTGGGTGGCAGTTGAACGGAAATTTAAACTTAAAGTATACTTCTTTGCTTGGTATTGCTTTTCAAAATCCAAGATATATTTTGGATCAGCTCCTCGCCATTGATAAATAGTCTGATCATCGTCTCCTATTGCCATGTAATTACCGTGTTTACTAATTAATAGATCTAACATTAAGTACTGTACTTTGTTGATATCTTGAAATTCATCAATTAAAACACAAGAATATTTTTGGCGAAAAAAGTTAAGAATTTCAGGGTAACGGATCAAGCTCTCCCAACCTTCTAAGAGCATGTCATCATAAGTAATCCAGTTGTTAGTTTTTCGCACTTCCTCATAAAGTCGATAAAAATCAAGATACCATCGCAGGTTTTGGGGAGCTTTGGCTTGAGTAGCTTCTTGTAGCCATTGTTTCGGTAAGTTGGCTTCATTTAGATCTGCATAAGCCATATTGGTCTTGCATTTCTCAACATAGGATAAAAAATCATCAATATCCAAGTTATCGAGCATATCACCATAGTGAACATTTTTTTTCCGAGCCAAATTTTTTGCTTCAAATACAATTTTTTCCTTTAATGTATTTGGATCTTCATTGTCGCAAGAAAGAGGTAAATAATTCTGTTGACGGGCTTTCTTTAATATTGATAATCCTAATGAATGCAATGTTCTGACATCAACCGGTTGGCAGTAAGACCAACCCATCAACTTAGAACGAATTTCCTCAACAGCCATTTTATTAAAAGAAGAAACTAAGATTTTTTTTGGAGGAAATAAGCTTTCTCTCAACAATCGCTCAATTCGATAAACCAAGCAAGTGGTTTTTCCTGATCCAGCTACTGCAAAGACGAGAGCTGGCCCATAATCGTGATTAACCACCAATTTTTGCTCATCAGTTAGGAGTATATCTTGGCTTGGTTCTATGATTTTTGGCTCTTCAATTAATATGTCATTATTTTTATTTGTAAATTGAATGAAAGAAGTCTCCTCCTTAGGATTTCGCCAATAATCAAGCTCTTTACCACTCCAATGCAGATAGATGATGTCTGAAGAACCAGTTATGTTGAGTTCATATGTTATACCTTTTGATAGAATTCCCAACCATTCAAATATTGTCACGGAATCTTTTTTATCATCAATTACATCAATTTTGTGGATTCCTCTGGCAATTTCATTATGTTTACTCGAAGCATAAAAGTTAGAGCTATTCTTTTTTTCATAATCATAGGCAATGCCATTATCTGGATGAAGATATTTACAATTTCCTGGGTAGTCGTCGATGGGAACTCCCAAATCAACATCGCATAACGGACAGCGATTTGTTCGAACAACATTGATTGTTTTCATGCGGTTCGGGCATGGAACTTTTTTGTCTTTTTTAGTTTTAATAATTAAAGTTGTATTATCAACATTAAAAAGTTTTTCACGTACAAATATAAGAATTTCTTCTTGATCCTTGCTTTGTTCTTTGACCAAAAACCAATTATCTTGTTTCCTTTGTATAGATATTCTATCAATCTTGTTAATTTTATTTTCTATGATGTTTTCAAAGAGCAATCCCGAGGCTTCTATAAGCAGGTTAGAACCGATTTTAATACCAACTGTTTGATTCCCATTCCATATAATATATATTCCTGGCTCACTGTTATTCTGTTGAATTGTATAACAACGCATATCCTCTCCTCTATATATTTCTTTATTTTTTTAAATTTAACGAAGAACCATTTTAGTCACTTTTTTCCGTAAATTTCGTGGTATTACTACTTATATATTATATTTCTATTATTATAATATTTTAAATAATTTTTATAATGAATAATTATAATAATTATAGAATTAACGAAGGATTTCAACTATATTACCAATGTCAAGTAAAAATAGCAATTGAGCAGCTTTTTGGATAAAAGGGGCTTGGCATTAATATCCAGCGGGGACAGGTCTTGATTCTTGAATTAGCATAAATCTGTGGAATTGGATAAGTGCGGAATTTGAAAAATCTTCATCCACTTCCCCGTCTCCTCCCATTAAGGAAGAATGAATATTGTTGCCAGCTTGTTCCAAGGCAGAAAAGGTTAAATTAAAAAATAGTGAGTGGTTGATGTTTAATTTATTTAGAAATCAATTAAAATACCAGAGATGAACCTATTCAACTGAAATTGATTTAAAAAAACCGCAGGGAGGAACTGTTTATTTTCGAAAAAATCAATACCAAGAACGATAGCAATAATCAAACTAACCGTTTGGTCTGTTATACCATTGGCCATTCGACCCATGAAATCGCCTCCCTTATCAAGCTTCTTCAAAAGTATGGCATCAATTGGGTGGTGGACGTGAGAAGTATCCCTTATAGCAGACGGAACCCTCAATACAATCGCGAAAACCTTATCCCGTCTCTGAAAAAGGAAGGAATTTTCTATCTTCATTTGGGGAAAGAACTAAGTGTTAACCGGAACGATCCTTCATTATTTACCCACGGTCGAATCGATTTTGACAAACTGATCACAACTGACTATTTTCAAAACGGCATCAACACAGTCATTGACCATATTAAAAAAGGACTGAACATCTCCCTGCTCTGCGCTGAAAAAGATCCCTATCGCTGCCATCGCTTTGTACTGGTCGCTTATGAGCTGACCCAACGGGGAATCGAGGTGAAACATATCCGCGAGGATGGAAGGCTTGAGTCCCAACACCAACTTGAGGAGAAATTGTTGCAGGAATTTGAACCAGGATATGACCAAGGAGATTTATTTCATCCGCCCAAAACCCGCGCTCAAGCTTTACTTGACGCATACCGTAAAAGAATCATCCAGATGCTTCAGAGGTAACAAAAACAAAAATATCATGATTCATAGCTTGGTTTTAAATAGTAACCTATAGCAGTTTACGGTTTAATCTGAACATCAAATATTCTGGTTCCACGGATTATCATAGGAAAACAGGCCTGATCTAAAACCGAAAACTTCCACAAAGCCATCGGGTATTTAGTCTCCACGGCTCGAACATATTCGGTAACTGGGTTTTTCTTCATGATCACGACCTCATTTTACATTGACATCTTTAATTTCCCCTAACAATTTTTAGCCTGGTCACTCTTTCGGCAAGTGATTTTTCATTTTGTTCATCGGATAAATTGGGATCCTTAAATTCTCTAAAGGTTTTACAAGGAAGTTGAGAACATTGGCCACAATTATTATATTGGTTATCATTGATGGCACATCGATATAAAGGACAAATTTTGTCCGGCATTTCTTTTGCCCAGAAGGTAGAACCTTTAACTGAATAACAACCTTGGCAATTTGTCTTAAAATATTCACATTCATTACAAATCAAGCCACAAACCGATAATATTTGGTCCATACCATTTTCCCTCCTATTTTATTATATCCAGTCCAGATTATCTTGAGTTCTTTCGTTTCTTAGGTTACCCGTATTCAACGTTGATTTTGGTTCAAACAGCATAACATGAACCTCTTCTTCGGCAACCGGTAGATGTTCAATTCCTTTTGGAATGATGTAAAATTCTCCTTCTTCTAATTTAATATCTTTATTTCTCATTTTTATAACCAGTTTTCCCTTGACTACATAAAACATCTCATCCTCGTTATCATGATGATGCCACACAAATTCTCCTTTTAGTTTTGCGACCTTGATGTATAATTCATTCATTTCTCCTATAATTTTTGGATTCCATAACTGCTCGAATTTTTTCAATTTTTCTTTTACGTTCACTTTATCCATTTCATTTTCTCCTTCCCGCTGAAATCTTCTTTTTCCGCTACAGAATAGATTTTATTCTTTCCTGAAAATACCATCAAACAAATTCTTTCATCGGTCATCCTGAGCCCTCGCTTTTTGAGGGCGTAAGGATCTCATCTAACCCACCAGCGTCATCCTGAGCGATGCTTTTCCGTGTGAGGATCTCACATGAGTCATTTTTATTATTTATAAGATCGAGAATTTTTAGAATTGTTGAATCGGAATGAATGGAATACTTATAATGTTCGAGAAAAACACCTTACTCCTCAGAATAACAGAGTGAGTGGATGAGATTCTCAGGTCGCATAGTACGCTCCTCATTGAGTACTGAGGCATGCCTTCCTACAGTAAAACTATGATCTACATTCTTACCGGTTGACATTTTTATTGACAGTTCGTAAACTATTTTAAGCTTTTTCCTAAATGATAGGCTTTTTCCAGGTATTCAGGTTTATTTTTTACCTCTCCCCTTAGAGTCACTCCGGGAACGATAATTTTCCCCACTATATTCATTTCTAAGTAGTTTAAACTTGTCTCAAAGAAGTCAATAACCGGATTAACGGCTTTCATGTCTTGCTCTTCAAAGGGAATTACAATAACCGCACATTTACCCTTGATCTTGGGTCGATTTTGAGGACAATTATAATAAACAAAACGATCAATAAAACCCTTCATTAAAGCAGTTGGTCCATACCAATAAACCGGTGTTCCAAAAACGATAACCTGGCTTTCCAGAATTTTTTGATAAAGGATATTCATATCATCTTGCTTTACACAACTTCCGATTTTCCAACAGGCATGACACCCAATACATTCTTCAATGTGTAAATCGTTGAGAAATACTTGATCTTGCACAAATCCTTGGCTTTCAGCTCCTGATAGAATTTGTGACACCAATACATGAGTATTTCCTTTTTTGCGAGGGCTCCCAATAACTCCCAGAATCTTTTTCATTTCCTTCTCCACCGGTTTAAATTTTTTATTATTCTGTAAACCAATCTAATTATTTAATAAATCAAGCTTTTATAAATATTTTTATCTACTGTTAAATCTTAGAATTCTATTGCTTTAATGAGCATCCTTCAAAAATTAATTTATTTTCTTCTTCCAATATATAGAACCAAAATAGTAACTAATCAATACTGGAACCGGCTTCAATGGAGGAAGTTCTTCCGCTCAAGAGATCGAGGGTGGTGAAGTGTCAGCTACTAAACTCAGGGTTTTGTATACTATTTTTTCCCTTTCCTTAATTTTAATTCTTCATTGTCTTCAACAGCGATTTTATTTAAAATTTCTCTCATTATTTTCGCTTTGGATTTTAAATCTTCTTTACCAACTAGTTTCTCTTGTATTACTTTTTCTGCCTTTAATAAAGATTCATTTAAGCTTTTAAGTGAAAGCAAGGATGCTGCAAGACAGAAAAAACTCTTGCAATATCCATCATTGTAATACTTTAATAAGGTCTGGAGAAGGACCATTCTTTTGTTTTGTTGTTCAATAAAAGCAATAATCCCATGTTCCTTTATATAATTCTGGTTTTGGATAACTCTTCTATGGGTAATAAATGAATCAGTTTCTCCAGTTTCTTTATCGAATTTGGAGCAAGGAAAAGCGTTGCATTCACAACAAACTTCTAAGCCTTTTTTCTTCACGCAACAAGTGATAAAAAAACAAGAAGGGTGTTTATTTTCAAAATCAACACCGTAACAACCTGGACATTTTGAAGAACCCTCGGTATAAAATCTTGGACATAAACCACAATCGAGTCCACAACAACCTAATGTAAAGTACTTTTTATTCATGATTATATTCTTCCTGAAAAACCTTCCTCAATTAGCCTACTTTGCTGGCTTGCATATTTTTCCCTATGTCAGTTAACATATCCAATTCATTCCTAGTAGTAACGGATCAAGAGCAATTGAGCTGGAGCTAAACCTATTCGAGTAATTCTTTTATTTCGAATTTAGCTATAATACTAAATACAATCTCAAAATACTCCTTTACCTCATTAAATTCCTTTTGTTACCTCAAATATTGAGCCTTCTCGCTTGTAGCCAAGTTTCTTATAATACTCATCAATATCGGACATAACAAAAACAATCCGTTCTGGGTAATCTTCATAGATGCATTCCATAAGTCTTTTGCCAATATTTTTCCTTCTATATTCCGGTCTGACCAGTAAATCACATACATAAACGTAGAACCCGCAATCATCAATCGAACGGGAGTATCCGCAGAGGACGTCTCCTTCAAAAGCTACGTAAGTAATAGAATTTTTAAGCGCTGCTTTATATTTCTCGGAGAGATTATCTGCCCAATAGCAAGACCATCCTTGGCCTTCGTTTTTAATCAGCGCCATGAGATTGTCTTCATCGTGTTCTTTATTATACTTTCTTATTATCATTTTATATCCTCCAAACCTCATCAACAAAAACAAAACCTCAATTAACATCAAACATTGACTTTTAGAAAAGGAAATTTGACCAGTATGCAGAGAAATATTCTATTCTAAATCCATATCCAGACTGAAGGCATCGTTTATCCAGTCAACAACGTTATTGATTTCTTGTTGTTTGATCTCCTGCCACTTAAGTTTAAATTCTTCTGAACGGTCTTTAATATCAATTACTTTCCCTTCTTTGATGGTGATATCAAGCACTGTTTCATAAGCCCAAGGACTCTGGAAACCCATATGGACGTAGTATTCATTTAAAAAATTTCTTGCCAGCCGGATCTTCCCAGTAAATGGAATGATAAGGTTCAGTTTACGATAGGTCATCTCGTGTAGAGGATTTCCTATGGGTTTAATTCCGTTGATTGGTAAATAGTTATTATTTTTTTCATTGATGGTGAGCTCACTGAGGTAGAGGACTTCCCGAGTGAATCTATATTTTGCATAGAAGCCACGATAACAGGCAGTGTGTATCATTTCAGGCTCCATTCCGAATGTTTCTGGTGAGAACAGGTCGTCACCTTTTATACCAATGAGCTCATATTTCTTCCCTTTAAAAATAAATTCATCGGGAATTTGTGCAGTCATGATTTCTCCTTTCTTATTTTTATTCGTAAATCTTAATTAATCTAATTTCTTTGAATCTACTTCAATCATATATAAAAAACTAAGGCTATTAGTCTTCCCTATTCTTTTGCCTTAACGATGAAATCATATTTCCAAGGCCGAATTAGCCTTGAAGGTCTGTCATGAAAACAATACCGTAGTATAATTCTCCATGAACATTGGAACCAGTACTGTGAATAGAGTCACTAAATTCATAATATACCTTATTCTAAAATTTCCGTTTTTTCAATGCACCTAAATTGAATATAATTATTACAAATACTCATCTGTTTGTTTTTTAAGAAATTAGACTTTAGATTTAAAAGGGAGTACACATGAAGGGGATTATTACCAAAAGCTTAATCGAAAAGATATTTCAACCAGCCAGTCTACAGCGATGGAACGATCAGATTCGACCGATCGAATTTACTGAACTTGATAAACAAGCCCATAAAATGATCATTGCCTGGATTCTGGGAAAAATTGAGGAAGATGAAGAAGGCCTATTGATTGATTGGAGAAAAATGATTGAATATGGCATATTCCAGTATTTTCAAAGGACCATCTTAACCGATCTAAAACCTCAAATATATCATTCTCTATTGGCTCAAAATGAAGCCAGAAAAAAGCTGAATGATTTTGTTCAGAGAGAAATGGAGGAAAGCCTCGCTCATCTTTCGGTGGATTTTTATAACAAGTTTATTCAATTCATATCATCCAACCCAGAAGATGAAGACTTCAACTCAATCGAGTTTAAACTGGTCAGTGCAGCTCATTTTTTAGCGACCCAATGGGAGTTCAACGTCATTGCTCATTTTAGTCCTCCCCTCTTTGGTGTTGAATCAACAAGAGAGGAGATTCAATCTCAAGTTGACAAACACCTGGAAATTAAAAGCGTTAAAAAGATCCTCTATCTGGATAAGAATCTGAGAAATTTTATTGATCTTTGCGGACAACTGCGATTTCAAAGGAGATGGGCTCATATCGAGAGAATTCCCAAAACTTCGGTCTTGGGGCATATGCTGATTGTTGCTATGTTAAGCTACTTTCTTTCCTTATTTATAGAACCTGAGCCTTGTGCAAAGCGGATTTATAACAATTGGTATGGAGCGCTCTTCCATGACTTACCAGAAGTACTTACCCGAGATATTATCTCTCCGGTCAAGAGGGCCCTCGGTGATTTGGAAACTCTCATCAAAGAGGAAGAATCAGACCAAATCAGCAAAAAACTCAAACCTCTGCTGAAAGAAGATTGGTATGATGAAATTTTGTATTTCACTATGAATGAATTTGAAACCAAGATCCTGGATGAGAAGAAAAATATTCGCCATTTGGAAAACGATATCATCCCAAATCAGTATAATTACGATCAATACTCTCCTATTGATGGGAAGCTCATAAAAACCTGTGACAAAATCGCTGCTTTCCTTGAGACCTACTTCTCTATAATAAATGGAGTTGCTTCGCCCCAGCTTATCGAAGCAAAAGGAAAGTTATTTAATGAATTAAAAAACAAAAAATTAGATGGAATCGACATTTTTTTAATCATCGATCTTTTTAGATGAAACTATAAAATTATTGTGACCAGACCATTCTTCCATTTGGATCTAAACTGATTTTGTGCTCCATCTTTTGAGCATCGGAATATATTTTTTAGCCTGCTCAATTTGCATATCGGGAAGGTTCATCTTTTTCATAATATCGACGCATTTTTCAATCATTTGTTCCACGGTGATATCTGGGTCGGTAAAATTCCCGTTTTGATAACAATATCGGCAATATTCTTGATTTTGGTTGCCGTTACTATTGGTACCAAAATCTTCTAGCTTTTGCATCGGCATAGAACAACTTTGACAATATGGTCCCTGCGGTTGATAGGTACTCACCATTTCTCACCTCCTTAACTTTTAAAGATTTAATCCACCTCGACTTTTTAATCTTTATCATATTAAGTCATCAATTCCCTTTCAGTTTACTTTAATTTCCATTAAAGTTAAATAGATTAGTGTTATTATTAAACTATAGAAGTTAAGCTTTAAAAAGGAGGCGCCTTATGGCTTTTAAATCGTTATTCATAGCTCATGCACCCGATGCAGATTGCGACAAACATCAAAGCATGATTAACACCGGAAAGTTGAAACTTTTTATCGTTGTGGTAAATAGTCAAGACGAAGCTATTAAAATTGCCAAACAATATTATGATAAGGAAAAAATTGATGGGATAACACTCTGCCCAGGCTTTACCCATGGTGATGTAGCCGAGATATTCCGAGCATTGGAAGGCAAAGTGTCGGTTAGTGTTGCCCGAGGAGATGGTCCAAGCAATCAAATTACACAGCCGGTTTTACAAAAAGAATTCTTTAATAAGTAAGAATTAGCCAGCTTTTATCAAAGCAGGTTTGCCCTTTTTCTCGAAATACCCTTACCAGCTAATATAGAATTTAAAAATATCAAAATCACCTATTGAAAATTTTTACTTTATTTGCTTGGTAATATAAAATGACAGTAACTGAAGAAGGGGTTGAGGATGGATTTAAAACCGGATAATCAAACTGGAGCGATTGGTATCACGCTTCAATTTTTAAAAAATCTCGGAGCACGCCCGGCTTGTTCGGCAAAAGAAAAGATCTGTGCCCAGTGGCTCAAGAACCAGCTGCTCAGTTTCGGATTAGAAGTTATCGAAGATGAGTTTCCTTCATTGGCAACCTATACCTGGCCTTATTTGTTGATCTGGATAGGCTTGATCCTTTCAGTAGTTCTCATGAATATATCGGCTCCAATTGCTTTATTTCTTTCAGTTTTAATCACCGTTATCGAATACTTTGAAATGAACAGTTTTCCAGTTCTGACAACTTTGTTTAAGTGGAAGAAGTCGATAAATATTATTGGGAAAAAGATTCAAAAACCACCGATCATCCTTTTTTCTCATATTGATTCGGCTACCCCTTCAATATTTTTCGATCCTCGTTTTATTAGCAATCCCTACCTTTCGGTTCAGCTTACTATCTTTTCTTCGGTAGCTATTTGTTGTTTTGCTTTGATGAACCTTATCTTTTCCTGGAACTTTTTATATATCCTATCCTGGATTCCCGCCGCCTATCTTATTCTGCTTTCGGTGGGTCATATCCATCGTGAGTTTTTCATGGAGCCCTCGCCAGGTGGAAATGATAACGGTAGTGGAGTCACTGTCTGCCTTGAGGTAGCTCGCCAGTTAGCCAATGAAAACATTCCTTTTTGGGTGGTCTTTACTGGTTCAGAGGAATCGGGCACGAATGGCGCGCTCGCTTTTGAGAAAAAATACCGCTCAATCATTGGTGAATCTTTTATCTTAAATTGTGATAATTGTGGCGCTGGCCATTTAGTAGCTGCCTCTAAAGAAGGCATGTGGTCGGTTTTTAACTCCGACCGAAGGTTAATTGAACAGGTGAAAGAAGTTTCCCACAACTTATCCTTACCGATCGAAATCCGGCCCTATCTCGGGCTTTCTACTGATGCTACTCCCTTCTTAGCTCGTGGGTATCGGGCTCTCACCTTTATTGCTCTCAACAAAAAAGGTCTGCCGGTAAACTGGCATTGGAAGACCGATACCATTGACGCAGTAGAACCGGAAAATTTGATATCAACCTGCAACTTGATTTGTTCTTTGCTGCATAGCATCCCCAAATGAGGATGAAAATCCAAGATTCGTTATTCCATGGCATGTCACTACATTAATTAAAGAATGGGCACAATACATTGTGCCCCTACATTTTATACTCTTTGGTAAGGGCTTGATTTATCACGCCCATTTTAAATCCGTCATT
The Candidatus Atribacteria bacterium ADurb.Bin276 genome window above contains:
- a CDS encoding 3-hydroxyanthranilate 3,4-dioxygenase, whose amino-acid sequence is MDKVNVKEKLKKFEQLWNPKIIGEMNELYIKVAKLKGEFVWHHHDNEDEMFYVVKGKLVIKMRNKDIKLEEGEFYIIPKGIEHLPVAEEEVHVMLFEPKSTLNTGNLRNERTQDNLDWI
- the ywqN gene encoding putative NAD(P)H-dependent FMN-containing oxidoreductase YwqN; amino-acid sequence: MKKILGVIGSPRKKGNTHVLVSQILSGAESQGFVQDQVFLNDLHIEECIGCHACWKIGSCVKQDDMNILYQKILESQVIVFGTPVYWYGPTALMKGFIDRFVYYNCPQNRPKIKGKCAVIVIPFEEQDMKAVNPVIDFFETSLNYLEMNIVGKIIVPGVTLRGEVKNKPEYLEKAYHLGKSLK
- a CDS encoding Acetyltransferase (GNAT) family protein; this translates as MIIRKYNKEHDEDNLMALIKNEGQGWSCYWADNLSEKYKAALKNSITYVAFEGDVLCGYSRSIDDCGFYVYVCDLLVRPEYRRKNIGKRLMECIYEDYPERIVFVMSDIDEYYKKLGYKREGSIFEVTKGI
- a CDS encoding 5'-nucleotidase, which translates into the protein MKGIITKSLIEKIFQPASLQRWNDQIRPIEFTELDKQAHKMIIAWILGKIEEDEEGLLIDWRKMIEYGIFQYFQRTILTDLKPQIYHSLLAQNEARKKLNDFVQREMEESLAHLSVDFYNKFIQFISSNPEDEDFNSIEFKLVSAAHFLATQWEFNVIAHFSPPLFGVESTREEIQSQVDKHLEIKSVKKILYLDKNLRNFIDLCGQLRFQRRWAHIERIPKTSVLGHMLIVAMLSYFLSLFIEPEPCAKRIYNNWYGALFHDLPEVLTRDIISPVKRALGDLETLIKEEESDQISKKLKPLLKEDWYDEILYFTMNEFETKILDEKKNIRHLENDIIPNQYNYDQYSPIDGKLIKTCDKIAAFLETYFSIINGVASPQLIEAKGKLFNELKNKKLDGIDIFLIIDLFR
- a CDS encoding putative zinc ribbon domain protein — its product is MVSTYQPQGPYCQSCSMPMQKLEDFGTNSNGNQNQEYCRYCYQNGNFTDPDITVEQMIEKCVDIMKKMNLPDMQIEQAKKYIPMLKRWSTKSV
- a CDS encoding Peptidase family M28 — its product is MDLKPDNQTGAIGITLQFLKNLGARPACSAKEKICAQWLKNQLLSFGLEVIEDEFPSLATYTWPYLLIWIGLILSVVLMNISAPIALFLSVLITVIEYFEMNSFPVLTTLFKWKKSINIIGKKIQKPPIILFSHIDSATPSIFFDPRFISNPYLSVQLTIFSSVAICCFALMNLIFSWNFLYILSWIPAAYLILLSVGHIHREFFMEPSPGGNDNGSGVTVCLEVARQLANENIPFWVVFTGSEESGTNGALAFEKKYRSIIGESFILNCDNCGAGHLVAASKEGMWSVFNSDRRLIEQVKEVSHNLSLPIEIRPYLGLSTDATPFLARGYRALTFIALNKKGLPVNWHWKTDTIDAVEPENLISTCNLICSLLHSIPK